The Manihot esculenta cultivar AM560-2 chromosome 8, M.esculenta_v8, whole genome shotgun sequence genomic interval AAAGAgagtatataatttaaaatgtattAGTGAAATTTGTGTATTGATTGAAtgcatttaaataaaattgttcgttttttaaaagagagaaaaaagaaaagaaggattAAATTCATCATATAgttgaaatttcaattatttgatCATAATATCTTATaccaatatattttttaaatttaattagggaaaaaaaagaggaaagaaagaagGATTGTGAAACCCATTCAATTAGATATGAGAAGATTGCTTGCGGCCCATGGTCCGCCATAAAGCAgagttttataaaattataaaattaaataatataaaaattcaaaataattaatatttttttgaaaaaagcagagttttataaaatataaaaatattttaattaagttatttaaaatAGGACAAATTAGTAAATGAATTTAATAGGCATATTTCAATTTTCTTTAAGAAACTATgcgaacttttattttttttttccagtttGTATGAAACTCATCATCATCTCCATGAAGAAACTCTCACCAATGGAATTCCTTTCCACTCCAACACAATCTCATTATTGTCAGTTCTCACTCCATATGGAGTCTCTCCTTGTCTCACCATTTCTTTTGCTTCCATTAAGCTCCTGTTGTTCATCATCAACCCTTCAAACCCTAAACCTTTCATAAAATCACAACTCCCTTCCTTTACATCTCCCCAAGTTTGCATCAAAGTAACAAAAGAGACATAAGGTGAAATAAACAGACACTCCATTGATAATCTTGCTTCTGCAAGACGAACTGGTAAATTCAGTTCCATTGATTCCAACAAAGCTTCGTATCGTCCCATGCAACACTCAAAAAATGGTCCAAAGGCATTGCAATTTTTCATTGTCTGCCAATCACCACCATCACCGAGTGTCACTATGCCTTTATTGTTAGTGGCTGAATCGGCTATTACATCCTTAGCCACAGCTAAAAACTCCATGACCTGCCTGCTGCTTCTTCTCTTGCCCATGTGGGGAAGTGCCCACATACAATTAAAGGCCAACCATTCTCTTTTACCTccattttttgtttttctcttcatctccttcgcCAGATCTTGTATCTCCATCTCCTCCACATGCAATCTTATGCCTATAGAGCCTGAGAAATCTTGAAGCTGCCTCCTTGTCTCGGTGAATTTTCTACCAGAATCGGAATCCTCTTCTCTCCACTTGATTGCTGTAAGCTTTAAAGTAATATGTTGGGGAAGAGACATGATCAACGAAGACCACTGAACCCCTTCCCCCATGTCAAAGTCTACTACGTGTAGAACTTGAAAGTGTTCAGGCTTAGCCTCGAGGATAGCTGAGTTAGCTGTGAAATGAGCAATCATACCATAAgggaaaatttgataaaaagcCATAAAAGCTGTGA includes:
- the LOC110621541 gene encoding protein NODULATION SIGNALING PATHWAY 2, coding for MLESQLFHVPFLHDSNNEVELFLDDQYPNYALGINARVHQSELSPTFPSNAQFVDDMNLEFLLDELPFALEESDLFWKEMQDIFEWLKIADCSGGKNNDECCNHRPLIVSGCTSMDRLVQRPLTIPNEGFEISFQVSMNHLAKAYGEAMENNQAELAEVIMRRISEKVSPIGEIRERVLYYAFQQFSDNKKQADYIKQESCRNFVTAFMAFYQIFPYGMIAHFTANSAILEAKPEHFQVLHVVDFDMGEGVQWSSLIMSLPQHITLKLTAIKWREEDSDSGRKFTETRRQLQDFSGSIGIRLHVEEMEIQDLAKEMKRKTKNGGKREWLAFNCMWALPHMGKRRSSRQVMEFLAVAKDVIADSATNNKGIVTLGDGGDWQTMKNCNAFGPFFECCMGRYEALLESMELNLPVRLAEARLSMECLFISPYVSFVTLMQTWGDVKEGSCDFMKGLGFEGLMMNNRSLMEAKEMVRQGETPYGVRTDNNEIVLEWKGIPLVRVSSWR